In Mesoplodon densirostris isolate mMesDen1 chromosome 2, mMesDen1 primary haplotype, whole genome shotgun sequence, the DNA window CTGTTCCCATGCCCACCCAGGGGGTTCCCCAGGTCACAAGGCCCACTTTCCCAAACCCACCTTCCCAGGCCCAGGGAAGCggccctgggtgggggagggtgccAGGGTCAGGGACTGGGCTCTTCTGGCAGCTGGGCGGCGTACAAGGCCAAGGTGTGGTGCAGGAACTGGTACTGCTCCGCGGTCTGGATCATGCCCCCCCTGCAGAGAGAGGTGCACAGGCTGTGAACAGCGGTCCGGAGGGGAGAGCCTGACCTTCCCGAAGGCCTGTTGGGCTCCTCCTTCCAGGTGCATCCTCTCTGCAGCGGACCCCTCCCGCTGCACCCTCCCCAgcccggggtggggggtaggAGGGGCCCCATGCGGGCAGGGGTCTTCTCTGACCCTTCAGCTCCTGGGGCAGAACCAGCCCCTGAGTCCCCAGGCTGGGCCAGGAACATTCCTGACCCCAAGATTTCCTCTTCCCGGTAGTCTTAGAAGTAATaattctatatatgtgtatagtaAGCGCTCGTGTTCCCCAAATACTTTCACATCGGTTAACTCGTTCCTTACAGCAGCTCTCTGGGGAAAGGGCCATTGTTTCTCTCTAGATAAAGAAATGGGGACCCAGGGAAACACAGTGACAGCTCGGTGAGATGCACCCTGGTCCGCTGTCTCCAAATCCAGTGAGCTTCTGTGCTTCGCCTATGGCCGCCTAGTTTCCAGAACCAACCGTACTCTTTCCCCCCACCTTTTCCCTGAGCAGGGAAtttggaaaaacagagacaagaaaCAGAAGAGACTGAAAGCTCGGGTAAATCCATAGGGTGGCCTGTTTCACTCTAGGTGCCCCACCTCTGCcaccaccccccccgccccccgccagggTGTGAGCTGCACAAGAACAGCTCTCTAAGCGAAAGGGGCCCCTTCCTTTCCCACAGGAAGTGCCTCGTGGTGAAGTGCCCCGCTCAGTCCGCAGACCCACCTGTCCAGCCGCAGCTGGCACACAATGCCCAGAATGTCCACTTCCCCTAGGGCCTTCAGCTGTTGGCAGCCGATGCGGGTGGCGATGAAGCAGCCAGTCCGGCCGATCCCTGCGCTGGGTCCAGGAGtccagggagggggcggggaggtcACAGGGGGCCGGGTGGGTGGCAAACAGAAGGGAAATAGGGATGCCTccacggggtggggggcggccaCGGAGGCGTCTGCATCCCTCACCGGCCTCACCCTAAAGCCGGTCCAGGTCGCCCTCGGGTCCCTGTGGACGTTTTGAGGAGCACTCTCCTGCTCGGTGGGGGACAGCAGCTTCCTGCTGACAGTGCCCGTGCTGGGCTGGATGACCCCGCGGAACGTCCTTCCCTCACCATGACGCGTCCTCACAGCTGCTGGTGCTCGGCCCCTTGCCCTGTCCCTTCTGCTCTGTTGTGCCCTTGACTTCCTCCCTTCTTCAGGAAGTCTTCCCCTGTGAGCCCCTGACCTCCCAGCACTGAGTCTGGGTGCACCTGCGGGAGGGGCTTCCAGAGCCCTCTGCCTGTACTTTTGGCCGCTGTGTTCTAGTGAGAATGTGCATCCCAAATGCTTTCCTTATTTTAAgtctgtcccctgcatcacccCCGACTCCACCCCAATCCACTTCTTACCCTGTGACCTAAGTATTCTTTGTAACCGGCAAAGCCAGTCCTGTGAGGCCCCTCGTCACTTATCTTCCAGGCtttttcctccctgcccccttcccatGTGACATCCGGCCCCTACTCGCTGACTCTGCTCCCAGCATCCAGTCAGTTTTTAAACTgcacctctgggcctttgcacatgctgctccATCTGCCTGGcatgcttcccccccaccccacccccaccaccttcGCCTGGTTAATTCACCTTTCAGGTCTTACTTTGCCTTAGAGGTCATTTCTCCTGGAAGACATTCTCTGGCCAAAGCCTGGGCTGGGTGATTTCATTCTGTGCCCCCCCACTCCCCGTGATGTTCTCATCACGCTGCGTCCTGTTCGTTTCATTGGCTCTCTCTCCCACCAAGACCGTAAAACTTGGCAGAAACCAAACTGTCTTGTTCACAGCCGTCTCCTTAAGCATCTAACACTGTGCCTGGCAATACCAGGTTTTCAGTAAACATTCATGAGTGAATAAATGCGTTTCCTGACAGCGGGGATCGTCTCCTGCCTCGGCAGACCGGGAGCTGCCTCTCTGGACTGTGCCTGGGTGTCCAGCCCACACGTCCAGGTTGTGCAGCCAGAGGGAAGGACAGAGCGCTTGCTGAATGACCGAGAGATTCCTGTCCATGACCCAGGCCTGCTCTGCTTACACTCCTTCCCAGGAGGGACCCAGTGGGGAGGAAGGGCTTCCGGAGGAGGGGCCACATACCTGCAGTGGACCACGATGGGCCCCGTGTTGGCAGCTGTCTCTGGGCTGTCCTCCACCTCGGCCACCAGGCGCAGCAGGGGCCCGGCCGATTCCGGGGTCTGGTGGTCAGGCCAGGCCGAGAAGAGGATGTGCTTCACTGACCGGCACTCTTCCTGGTGCTGGGTGGGGACAAAGCATGAGAACAGGGGACAGGATGAGGGCATCGCCCGTCCTCTTCTGCGGTGCTGGGGCTGGAGTGAGCCCGAGCAGAAGACGCCAGCCTTGTCCTGCTCATTTTGCTCCACCGCTCCCTCCTGGGACACCTCTGGGGAGGGCGGAAAGACCCAAGTTCCAGCCAGCACGTGACTTTGGGTGAGTCCCTTgacctcactttcctcaccttGAAAATGGGACCATGATGGTCGGAGGATAAACGCTTTGGAGAGCAGAAGATGCTACACAATAACAGAAGCGTTTTTAGGCACTTTTACAAGTTATTAAGCATCTTGTCAAACGGCCCTCGGTTCCTCCAGCAGTGACTCCAGgaccccgccccctcctccgGGCGCTTGGCACAGACCGCTGGGCCTTCCTGGCGGTTCCCACATGGATCGTTGGCGCTGACCTACTGGACTAGAGGCTCCTTGAGGACGGCACCCACATCCCTCTTCTTCTGGTCCCAAGCAGCTCTTTACATGTGGGTTCAAGCAGCTTTCCCTGAGTAAACCTGTGCCTCCCAGGGAAGTTCCAGAGAGTGAGGGTGGCCCGACTTCCCTGTGGACCGGAGGGCGGTACCTGGATGGTGAGCTGCCTCACGGTGTATTCTGGGCACTCTCTCACGTCCTGGACGTGGATGCGGAAGGGCCCGTAGGTCTCCTCCTCCGTGGGCCAGTAGTGGACACACTtctgggggcagggagctgggagTCAGGAGCCAGGGCAGCGGAGATGGGAGCGGGGACACCCCCGCGGCATTTCCACCCCCGCTGCAAGGGCTGGGCTGTCCTGAACTTGACACCTGCAGATAAAGTGCCCCCCCGACCCCTGCTTCTGGCTGGGGCTGGCCTCCCTGCCACGTGTCTCAGGAACTGACAGGTGTCCTCAGCTCCCAGGGGAGGCCCCTGCCCGGAGCTGCCCCAGCAGGGGTGTGCTGCAGACGTGGGTGCAGCCTGTCCGTCTGGGTTCGCCAGGgactgtgcctcagtctcctacCTCCTTGCCCTCTCGGAGCTGAGTCAGCATGACGATGAGGGATGTCTCCTCCTGCCACACCATCTCCCAGAAGTCTGACACGGTGTTGGGCATAGGGCCCTGGGTGGCGATGTAGGCTTTGTCCTTCCCACCGTATCCCTGCAGGCGGAGGAGGCCGGGGAAGGGTGGGCGGTGAGGCCAGGGCCCTGGGGCGGCCAGACCTGCAGGTGCCGCACTCAGGCTGCAGCCAGGGACCGTGCAGCCCGGACACACAcgtcacagacacacacaccagacGCCACATGGGGGACATGACACGGGCTCTGAGTGAGAACATCCGGGTTCCAACCCCTGTTCCGCTCACTGCCTGTGCAGCCGAGAGTGAGTTTCCCAGCTTCTGGTCTGTAAACGGGGTGTAATGGCCGTCCAGCAGCACGTGGTGCAGACCAAACTCTACGAAGTGTGTTGGGTTGAGTCTAGCATCTTTCAGGGCCTCTGTGAATGTTCCCTTCCTCCCCCGCTGCTTTCTATTGAATACTAGCGCAAAAGGCGAAGAAAACAGTTCAGTATTTATTGAGCGCATGTTTCCCTTTTACATGCCACTTTCTGTATTTAGCAGCGAGGCGTAGCACACTCCTGCcagcctttcctctccccttcagTATCCTCAGCTTCTTGCTCCTCAGGGAACGGTGAAATCCAGACCCCCCTTCACCGGGCCGCCTTTCCCCCCGCCGCAGGCGGCCCTGGCTGCGGGCTATTCACCGGGGCGCCCGGCCACGGTCCCACCCACTCTGAGCCGCTAGAGGGCGCAGTCTGCACCTGCCGCCTCCCACCCCTGCGGGCTGACGCTGGGGCTGGAGCCCACCTGGCCTCCCGGCCTCCCAGCTCCTTGACTGAAGCCATCTCCACGAAGGAGGGGCTGCCTGGAGCAGCGAaggccagaggggagggagccGGCCGAGCGCCCCCAGTTGGCGCTGCACCTTCTGTGCAGACCTGGGAGCCGCAGGCTGGGCCTGGCCCGAGCCGCCCTCCGTGCTGTGAGGCTGGCAGGGGCCGCGGGACGGGGTGCGCCAAGGAGACCGGGGTCTTCCTTCCGGCGTCTGACGTCTGCTCTGTGCTCCCGCCTGGCGTCCTGGCCTGTTTGCGCCGGCTTGGCCCGGAAGGGCTGTGGCAGCCGTGAGTCGGAGCTGGGACACCAGGTGCCCCAACCACCAGCCGTGCTAGGCGGTGTCCTGGGGGTTCTCTGGACACAGCCCCCCTTCCCCGCTGGCGACTTACCCGGATGTAGTTGGCGTTGATGTAATCTCCGTCCTCCTGGCTCTGCGCCCGGCCCAGACAGACGCGGCTCTGGGGGTCTAGGAAGTAAAAATCAGCAGAGGCCACAGGTCAAAATGTGACCAGTGAAGCAAACTCACGCAGGGCCAGAGAGAGGAGAGTCCTGTGCTTGTCACGGCACCTGCGAGTAGCAGGTGGCCAATACCtatggcattatttcatatgCACGCAGAAGGGAGCCACAGAATGTTCCTGACCAGCAGTGGGCCGTGGTCAAAGAAGTAACTGGGAAGGTTCCCTGGCTGGTGCTGGGCAGGATGGACAAGCGAGGAGAGGGCCGTTGCTGAACGACATTCTAGTTTGGAGATCAGTGAGGCACAGAACAGGGTCATAGCAATACAAATGGAAAAAGAGATATTGTCTCCTGAGAGGCCAGACTGGAACTGAGGCTTCATTCCACCCCCAGGGCGGGTCAGCCTGGCCGTCTAAGGGGGCCTTTCTCCAACTCCAGTCCAAGCCGGATGAAGAAGCAGGCTCCCCAGGGCCAGCTGGTCTGGACGGAGGGTGCCTCGGGGCCAGGAGCAGTTCCCCCTTCCGTGAGTGCTAACAGCCCCTGGACTGGCCCAGGCAGGCAGAGGGTTGTGGCCTCCAGACTGGGGGTATCTGGAGGTGGCCTGGCCAGACAAGGCTGCTCTGAGCAGAGCGGGAGGGGAGAGTGTCCTCAGGCCTCGTGCTCAGAGGGCCTGTGCCTGCCTCTGAAATACAGGAGGTGCTGACCCCGGGACCCCCATCTGCAGCCTCCTCACTGCGTCCATCTGAGATCCTCCAGCCCCCTCTCGGGGAGCCATCCTGACGGGGCCTCTCCCCCCGCAGAGCTGTGTGGGCCCTTTCCCAcgtgggaagaagaggaggaaggaggtttGGTgcaactggctgtgtgacctccagCAAGTTACACAACTTCTCTGtgacttggtttcctcatttgtcaaatggggataagaaCACCACAGACCAACTTCCTGGGGTCCCACTGAGCAGTGCTGGCCCACAGTGCTGTCCTATCCTCATCCTGGTTGTGGTAACTGCTCCCCTTCCCCAGCCAGGCCCGGATGTGGGCATTCCTCTGCCGGAAGAAGAGCCTCTGCGTATGGCAGCTCTCTCCTGGCTGAGGCTGTGTTTTGCCTTCTGAACgcctccagccccaggcccctgccACGGTCCTTACTTGGCAAGATGGTCTTGTATCGGTCCTTGGAGGCATGGCCAGGAATATCCAGGTCTTCAGGGCTGACAAAGTTTGAGGGGATCTTCTGGCGGGGGGAGGAAGCAAGTGAACAGCCAACCCCCTtccagcctcctctccctccGTCTTTCCTAGTAGAGCTGGGACCCAGCTGTTCCCTCCTGGCATCAGGACGCAGGTCTAGATGTGGcggagggcagaggagggagccTGGGCGGGTTCCTTCCTGGAGACCCCGGGGTTCTCTCTTCCAAGGGCCCAAAGGGGACAGGCCCACAGGCCACGGTAGAGTGGTGCCAGCTGGCTCTCCTGATTCAGAAGGGCAGTGACGCGGAGGGGACCCCACGTTCTTACCAAGAATTCCTCTTCCAGCTGCTTGGGGCTGGGTGGCTGGTGCTGCAGGGCCTGGCGGGTGAGGGGGTGCCCGGCTGTGCGCAGAAAGTGCAAGGTGACCTCCTGGGGCGTGCGCACCGAGCAGATGGGCTCCACGGCCCCCAGGGACCGCACGTCCAGCATCAGAGCCACATTGGAGCCGCGCCTGCAGCACAGACAGCCAGTGCCCTGTAAGCCCAGGCGCGGTCCGCCTCTGACAGTTATGATTGTTATGGGCACCTCTGGGGGCCGGCTCCTTGTCTCCCCTTGCCCCAGAGGCCCCGGGCCCTGTGCACCCCCACCCCTTGTCAGCCAGAGCTGGTGCCCCCACTTCCCATTCCCAGCCTGGCCCCTAAAGCTCCGACCTGCATCCAGGTCTGGAGGCCCCGGCCCCCTCCAGGGGTGCTCAACCCGACCTGGGGCTTGGGGCACAGGTGCGAGGCTGACGCAGAGCTTGTGCCCCAGACAGGTAAAGGGCATGCAAATGACATGCAAATGAGCACATCTGGTTTCCTTTTCCTGGAGAGGTGGCGAGGGTCCCGCAGGAGGGAAGCCCCTCCCGGAAAAGGTCTCACCTCTCCTGCAGGCGCACGTGCTTCTTGGCTGGCGCCTGGTCAGGTGGAAGCTGGGTCATGGCTGCCCTCAGGGGAAGGGGTGGCCGGTGGCTGTGCTCTGGAGTGCCCCCCGCGGGCCTGGACCATGCTCGGGGGCTGGGCCCAGGGGAGGCTCACTCTGCCATGAGCTTTGATCTCTGGGCTGCCTGGCCGGCCAGAGGAGGCTCCCAGGCCCAGGCCGGCTTTCTGCTCTCTGGCCCCTCTGTTTTCACTGGGGTGTCTTCCGTTCCCCAGGAAGTGGCGGTGTTTCCACCCTGGGAAGGTCAGGATCTCTGCAGGGGCACCCAGGAGGCGGCAGCCTGTGTTTAGAGTAAGGGCAAGATGAAGGGTAGAGACTGTGGGTGAAGATAGGAAGGAAtccggggggagggggcggggcagggtgcTGCCCAGCCCTACGCTGGAGGCCAGGTCAGGGAGGGCGAGGGGGGAATATAGCGGTTCTGGATGGAAGAAGGGCTCACACACACCCACTCTGGGTGTACGGGGGCCTCCTCTGGACGGGAAGGTGGAGGCCTCCTGCAGCCTTGGAGCCAGCCAGGGCCCCGGGCGTGCAGGTTGCTGGCCCAGCGGGACCCTCGCCCGGCTGCTGGCACTTCCAGCCCCAGGGTCATCCTGGCTTCTGGGGTCTCTGTccaaggagggaggctgggggtgtttccttcctcctctgcccaTCCCCCCCCCAGCCCGCCTCGGTAACCGTCACAGGAAATGGCCTCACCAAGCCCTTGAGCGACAGCGCATATGGGGAGGCAACAGCTGGGGGCACAAGAGGGGGCGCAGAGGTGGTGGGGGGCCCTCCTCTGGGGGACGGTCCCCATCATCCAGACCAGGGTCCCAGCTTCCAAGTCCGGGAGGGGCTGTGGGGTCACCGCGCCCGCAGGGGCCGAGTGGGCAGAGAGGCTCTCGCGGCAGGAGGGCCTCGTCCGCCTCTTCTCTCCCTTCGGGGCCCTGCCCGGCCCTCGGGGACATCAGGGGGTCAGCACCCGCGCCCCAGCCGGGCACCGTGGTCCCGGGCACCCTCCTACTCATCCCCCCCCCAGATGCCCTCCCGTGTCT includes these proteins:
- the PTPN7 gene encoding LOW QUALITY PROTEIN: tyrosine-protein phosphatase non-receptor type 7 (The sequence of the model RefSeq protein was modified relative to this genomic sequence to represent the inferred CDS: deleted 1 base in 1 codon) gives rise to the protein MVQARGGHSRAQPPATLPLRAAMTQLPPDQAPAKKHVRLQERRGSNVALMLDVRSLGAVEPICSVRTPQEVTLHFLRTAGHPLTRQALQHQPPSPKQLEEEFLKIPSNFVSPEDLDIPGHASKDRYKTILPNPQSRVCLGRAQSQEDGDYINANYIRGYGGKDKAYIATQGPMPNTVSDFWEMVWQEETSLIVMLTQLREGKEKCVHYWPTEEETYGPFRIHVQDVRECPEYTVRQLTIQHQEECRSVKHILFSAWPDHQTPESAGPLLRLVAEVEDSPETAANTGPIVVHCSAGIGRTGCFIATRIGCQQLKALGEVDILGIVCQLRLDRGGMIQTAEQYQFLHHTLALYAAQLPEEPSP